One region of Azoarcus sp. CIB genomic DNA includes:
- the leuS gene encoding leucine--tRNA ligase: MQDKYTPATVESAAQQHWESAQAFRVTEDAGKPKYYCLSMFPYPSGKLHMGHVRNYTIGDVLARYHRMRGYNVLQPMGWDAFGMPAENAAIQNNVPPAKWTYANIDYMKAQLKRLGFAIDWSRELATCKPDYYRWEQWLFTRLYKKGLIYKKLGTVNWDPVDETVLANEQVIDGKGWRSGAVVEKREIPMYYMKITAYADELLDALDALPGWPEQVKLMQKNWIGRSEGVEVHFPYDLSTIGKSGVLKVFTTRADTLMGATYVAVAAEHPLALQAAANNPELAAFIDECRHGGVAEADLATMEKKGMPTGLRVVHPISGEFMDVWVANYVLMGYGEGAVMAVPAHDERDFAFAMKYHLPIRMVVGSTRDAYLDTTAPWQDAYSEHGRLVNSGKYDGLHFQDAVDAISADLAEKGLGAKRTQYRLRDWGISRQRYWGCPIPMINCDDCGNVPVPDEQLPVVLPENVEVTGRGSPLAKMPEFYQCSCPQCGKPARRETDTMDTFVESSWYFLRYASPDNDKAMVDGRVNYWAPVDQYIGGIEHAILHLLYSRFFTRAMRDEGLVNVSEPFTNLLTQGMVVAETYYRDADGGKKQWINPADVQIERDDKGRIAVAKLAADGQPVVIGGTEKMSKSKNNGVDPQALVDQYGADTARLFIIFAAPPDQQLEWSDSGVEGAYRFLRRVWAFGHSFANEFRAQLPATRTLATAQLPDALASVRREIHTCLKQANYDFGKHQFNTVVSAAMKTLNALEKAPRDNGAAHAEVAEEGLSILLRLLAPITPHVAHALWQDCGFAGDILDASWPEPSDAALKQDELDLVLQVNGKLRGNIKVAADASSSQIEAIALASEAAQKFMEGKPPRKVVVVPGRLVNIVV; this comes from the coding sequence ATGCAGGACAAATACACCCCCGCCACGGTCGAATCCGCCGCCCAGCAGCACTGGGAATCCGCCCAGGCCTTCCGCGTCACCGAAGACGCGGGCAAGCCCAAGTACTACTGCCTGAGCATGTTCCCCTACCCGTCGGGCAAGCTGCACATGGGCCACGTGCGCAACTACACGATCGGCGACGTGCTCGCGCGCTACCACCGCATGCGCGGCTACAACGTCCTGCAACCGATGGGCTGGGACGCCTTCGGCATGCCGGCCGAGAACGCCGCGATCCAGAACAACGTGCCGCCGGCAAAGTGGACCTACGCGAACATCGACTACATGAAGGCGCAGCTCAAGCGTCTCGGTTTCGCGATCGACTGGTCCCGCGAACTCGCCACCTGCAAACCCGACTACTACCGCTGGGAACAGTGGCTGTTCACGCGCTTGTACAAGAAGGGCCTGATCTACAAGAAGCTCGGCACCGTGAACTGGGATCCGGTCGACGAGACCGTGCTCGCCAACGAGCAGGTCATCGACGGCAAGGGCTGGCGCAGCGGCGCCGTCGTCGAAAAGCGCGAAATCCCCATGTATTACATGAAGATCACCGCTTACGCGGATGAACTTCTCGACGCGCTCGACGCCCTGCCCGGCTGGCCCGAGCAGGTCAAGCTGATGCAGAAGAACTGGATCGGCCGTTCCGAAGGCGTCGAAGTGCATTTCCCCTACGACCTGTCGACGATCGGCAAATCCGGCGTCCTGAAGGTGTTCACCACCCGCGCCGACACGCTCATGGGTGCGACTTACGTCGCCGTTGCGGCCGAGCACCCACTTGCGCTGCAGGCGGCGGCGAACAACCCGGAACTCGCCGCATTCATCGACGAATGCCGCCACGGCGGCGTCGCCGAGGCCGACCTCGCGACGATGGAGAAGAAGGGCATGCCGACCGGCCTGCGCGTCGTCCATCCGATCTCCGGCGAGTTCATGGACGTCTGGGTCGCGAACTACGTGCTGATGGGGTACGGCGAAGGCGCGGTCATGGCCGTTCCGGCGCACGACGAGCGCGACTTCGCGTTTGCGATGAAATACCACCTGCCGATCCGGATGGTCGTGGGCTCCACGCGCGATGCCTATCTCGACACCACCGCGCCGTGGCAGGACGCCTACAGCGAGCACGGCCGTCTCGTGAATTCCGGAAAGTACGATGGCCTGCACTTCCAGGATGCCGTCGACGCGATTTCCGCCGATCTTGCGGAAAAGGGCCTCGGCGCCAAGCGCACGCAGTATCGCCTGCGCGACTGGGGCATCTCGCGCCAGCGCTACTGGGGCTGCCCGATCCCGATGATCAACTGCGACGACTGCGGCAATGTGCCAGTACCGGACGAGCAACTGCCGGTGGTGCTGCCTGAAAATGTCGAAGTTACCGGCCGCGGCTCACCGCTCGCGAAAATGCCTGAGTTCTACCAGTGCAGCTGCCCGCAGTGCGGCAAGCCCGCTCGCCGCGAGACCGACACGATGGACACCTTCGTCGAGTCCTCGTGGTACTTCCTGCGCTATGCCTCGCCCGACAACGACAAAGCGATGGTCGACGGACGCGTGAACTACTGGGCGCCGGTCGACCAGTACATCGGCGGCATCGAGCACGCGATCCTGCACCTGCTCTACTCGCGCTTCTTCACCCGCGCGATGCGCGACGAAGGCTTGGTGAACGTCTCCGAGCCCTTCACGAACCTGCTCACTCAAGGCATGGTCGTCGCCGAGACCTACTATCGCGACGCCGACGGCGGCAAGAAACAGTGGATCAACCCCGCCGACGTCCAGATCGAACGTGACGACAAGGGCCGCATCGCCGTGGCGAAACTCGCCGCCGACGGCCAGCCGGTCGTCATCGGCGGCACCGAGAAGATGTCGAAGTCGAAGAACAACGGCGTCGATCCGCAAGCCCTGGTCGATCAGTACGGCGCCGACACCGCGCGCCTGTTCATCATCTTCGCCGCGCCACCAGACCAGCAGCTTGAATGGTCCGATTCCGGCGTCGAGGGCGCCTATCGCTTCCTGCGGCGCGTGTGGGCTTTCGGCCACAGCTTCGCCAACGAATTCCGCGCACAGCTCCCGGCCACGCGCACGCTTGCGACCGCCCAGCTGCCCGACGCCCTCGCGTCCGTGCGCCGCGAGATCCACACCTGCCTCAAGCAGGCGAACTACGACTTCGGCAAGCACCAGTTCAACACCGTCGTCTCGGCGGCGATGAAGACCCTCAACGCACTCGAAAAGGCTCCGCGCGACAACGGCGCCGCCCACGCCGAAGTCGCCGAGGAAGGCCTGTCGATCCTGCTGCGGCTGCTCGCCCCGATCACACCGCACGTCGCGCACGCACTGTGGCAAGACTGCGGCTTCGCCGGCGACATCCTCGACGCGAGCTGGCCGGAACCGTCGGACGCCGCACTCAAGCAGGACGAGCTCGACCTCGTGCTGCAGGTCAATGGCAAGCTGCGCGGCAACATCAAGGTGGCAGCGGACGCAAGCTCGTCGCAGATCGAGGCGATCGCGCTGGCCTCCGAGGCGGCGCAGAAATTCATGGAAGGCAAGCCGCCGCGCAAGGTCGTGGTCGTGCCCGGCCGTCTCGTCAACATCGTGGTCTGA
- a CDS encoding ParA family protein, with amino-acid sequence MRRVVFNQKGGVGKSTITCNLAAISAHQGKRTLVVDLDPQGNSTQYVLGISGENLETTLADFFDQTLNFKLNPKKIKEFIVASPFPNLDVMPSHPGLEDLQGKLESRYKIYKLRDALAELADDYDVVYIDTPPALNFYTRSALIAADSCLIPFDCDEFSRRALYALLENVQEIRADHNRDLSVEGIVVNQFQARAGLPQKVVQELIDEGLPVLAPYLSASVKIKESHEQSRPMIHLDPKHKLAQEYVALHDRLARTYGA; translated from the coding sequence ATGCGACGCGTGGTGTTCAATCAGAAAGGCGGTGTCGGCAAGTCGACCATTACCTGCAACCTGGCGGCGATCAGTGCCCACCAGGGCAAACGCACGCTGGTGGTGGACCTCGACCCGCAGGGGAATTCGACCCAGTACGTGCTCGGCATTTCCGGGGAAAACCTCGAGACCACGCTCGCCGACTTCTTCGATCAGACACTGAATTTCAAGCTCAACCCGAAGAAGATCAAAGAATTCATCGTCGCGAGCCCCTTCCCCAACCTCGACGTGATGCCGTCGCATCCGGGCCTCGAAGACCTCCAGGGCAAGCTCGAGTCGCGCTACAAGATCTACAAGCTGCGCGACGCACTCGCCGAGCTTGCCGATGACTACGACGTCGTCTACATCGACACCCCACCCGCGCTGAACTTCTACACCCGCTCCGCGCTGATTGCTGCGGACAGCTGCCTGATCCCCTTCGACTGCGACGAGTTCTCGCGGCGCGCGCTGTATGCGCTCCTCGAGAACGTGCAGGAGATCCGGGCCGACCACAACCGCGACCTGTCGGTGGAAGGCATCGTCGTTAACCAGTTCCAGGCTCGCGCCGGCCTGCCGCAGAAGGTCGTACAAGAGCTGATCGACGAAGGCTTGCCGGTGCTGGCTCCCTACCTCTCGGCATCGGTGAAGATCAAGGAGTCGCACGAGCAGTCGCGCCCGATGATCCATCTCGACCCAAAGCACAAGCTCGCGCAGGAATACGTCGCGCTCCACGACCGGCTCGCGCGCACCTACGGGGCCTGA
- the xerD gene encoding site-specific tyrosine recombinase XerD has product MSIEHHLDIGTRAELDSFNDAMWLEHGLSRNTLAGYRSDLALFAFWLQERGAQLPYARAPDLAAYLAEFSRRSRPASQRRLLAAWRRYYRHLLLQGRIADDPTTLLDPPMRTERFPKTLSESQIDWLLAAPDVDNPFGLRDRSMLEVLYATGLRVSELVGLKIFSTSLSDGVVRVMGKGSKERLVPLGEEAIDWLARYLRDARPVLLAGKSSDDVFVSRRGSGMTRQMFWRIIKQYAITSGIPAESISPHTLRHAFATHLLNHGADLRVVQMLLGHADISTTQVYTHVARERLKALHARHHPRG; this is encoded by the coding sequence GTGAGCATCGAGCACCACCTCGACATCGGCACCCGGGCCGAGCTCGACAGTTTCAACGACGCGATGTGGCTCGAACACGGACTGTCGCGCAACACCCTCGCCGGGTATCGCAGCGACCTCGCCCTCTTCGCATTCTGGCTCCAGGAACGAGGCGCACAGCTCCCATATGCCCGTGCGCCCGACCTGGCCGCCTACCTCGCCGAATTCAGCCGGCGGTCCCGACCAGCCAGCCAGCGACGCCTGCTCGCCGCCTGGCGCCGCTACTACCGCCACCTGCTCTTGCAGGGACGCATTGCGGACGATCCCACCACGCTGCTCGATCCGCCGATGCGCACCGAGCGCTTCCCCAAAACCCTCAGCGAGAGCCAGATCGACTGGCTCCTCGCTGCCCCCGATGTCGACAACCCCTTCGGCCTGCGCGATCGCAGCATGCTGGAAGTGCTTTATGCCACCGGATTGCGGGTTTCGGAACTCGTCGGACTCAAGATATTTTCCACGAGCCTTTCCGACGGCGTCGTCCGGGTAATGGGAAAAGGCAGCAAGGAACGGCTGGTTCCGCTCGGCGAAGAAGCGATCGACTGGCTAGCTCGCTATCTCCGGGATGCCCGCCCCGTCCTGCTCGCGGGAAAGAGCAGCGACGATGTCTTCGTCAGCCGGCGCGGCAGCGGAATGACGCGCCAGATGTTCTGGCGCATCATAAAGCAGTACGCAATAACTTCCGGAATTCCCGCCGAAAGCATCTCGCCCCACACGCTACGCCACGCCTTCGCGACCCACCTGCTCAACCACGGCGCCGATTTGCGCGTCGTGCAGATGCTCCTGGGCCACGCCGACATATCGACCACCCAGGTCTACACACATGTCGCGCGCGAACGCCTGAAAGCACTGCATGCGCGACATCACCCGCGTGGATGA
- a CDS encoding H-NS histone family protein, translating into MELAKMSLTELRRLQSKVETEIRRRSDSARRDLLKKMQKMAAEEGLSLSDLLPNAAAEEKNAPAKRKAKTAVKKTAPVAVKYRNPANPGIGWSGRGRKPQWVIDWLAQNKPLAELEAVAAK; encoded by the coding sequence ATGGAACTGGCCAAGATGTCGCTGACCGAATTGCGCCGACTGCAATCCAAGGTCGAAACGGAGATCCGTCGACGCAGCGATTCCGCCCGCCGCGATCTCCTCAAGAAAATGCAGAAGATGGCTGCTGAAGAAGGCCTGTCGCTGAGCGACCTGCTGCCCAACGCTGCCGCGGAAGAAAAGAACGCACCCGCCAAGCGCAAGGCGAAAACCGCCGTCAAGAAGACCGCCCCTGTCGCCGTGAAATACCGCAACCCGGCAAATCCGGGAATCGGCTGGAGCGGCCGCGGCCGCAAGCCGCAGTGGGTAATCGACTGGCTTGCCCAAAACAAGCCGCTCGCCGAGCTCGAGGCAGTCGCAGCGAAGTAA
- a CDS encoding methylated-DNA--[protein]-cysteine S-methyltransferase: MNANKLDTPSLRFSAILELPFGGFGIRADADRILELRFLPPDTPTLAPETALAEQAAAQITAWLDDPDRAFDLPLAESGTPFQRRVWAAIATIPRGTHRNYGSIASELGSAARAVGQACGANPFPIVVPCHRVVAAGGGLGGFANSTGGYLLDTKRWLLRFEASR, translated from the coding sequence ATGAACGCGAATAAGCTCGACACTCCGTCTTTGCGGTTCTCGGCTATCCTCGAACTTCCCTTCGGCGGTTTTGGCATTCGCGCGGACGCGGATCGAATTCTCGAACTGCGGTTCCTACCTCCCGACACGCCCACCCTGGCACCCGAAACCGCACTGGCAGAGCAGGCAGCGGCTCAGATCACAGCTTGGCTGGACGATCCGGATCGTGCATTCGACCTACCACTGGCAGAATCGGGGACACCATTCCAGCGCCGCGTATGGGCCGCAATCGCGACAATTCCGCGCGGCACTCATCGCAATTACGGCAGCATCGCGAGCGAACTCGGCAGCGCGGCCCGCGCCGTTGGCCAGGCCTGCGGAGCCAACCCCTTTCCCATTGTCGTCCCCTGTCACCGCGTGGTGGCCGCCGGAGGGGGCCTCGGCGGCTTTGCCAATTCGACTGGCGGCTACCTGCTCGACACCAAACGGTGGCTGCTGCGGTTCGAGGCCAGCCGGTGA
- a CDS encoding UvrD-helicase domain-containing protein, translated as MSDLLANLNPEQLQAVTLPPQHALILAGAGSGKTRVLTTRIAWLVQTGQADPQGVLAVTFTNKAAKELLGRLSAMLPLSFGHSARGMWIGTFHGLCNRLLRAHHRDAGLPQLFQILDSGDQLAAIKRLLKALNVDDEKFPPRELQHFINAQKEAGLRPHAVEAWDDYTRRRVELFAEYEAQCQRESVVDFAELLLRTYELLERNEPIRRHYQRRFRHILVDEFQDTNRLQYRWLKLLADDGREGGATLFCVGDDDQSIYRFRGAEVGNMRDFEREFRVANVIRLEQNYRSHGNILDAANAIIRHNTARLGKNLWTERGAGEPIRVFEAYADMDEARWIVEEIQSLVRDGMSRSDVALLYRSNAQSRVLEHQLFSAGIAYRVYGGLRFFERQEIKHALAYLRLIANPDDDTAFSRVVNFPTRGIGARSLEALQDAARTWNASLYSTVPHLSGKPGTVLAQFVRLVEDLRRDTSRLPLPELVDHVLDASGLRDFYRSEKEGQERLENLDEVINAAANFLGESGADAEALAQPHALLADFLAHASLEAGEHQADAGSDAVQLMTVHSSKGLEFDVVFLTGLEEGLFPHENSALENEGLEEERRLMYVAVTRARERLYLSFAQSRMLHGQTRYNLRSRFLEEIPEGLVKWLSPPSPRSMGARSGAGMRVEPARSGFVSKSVQASPRSQDLGGLRVGQLVTHAKFGQGVIVAAEGSGADARVQINFGSAGIKWLMLAVAKLSPA; from the coding sequence ATGTCCGATCTGCTCGCCAATCTCAATCCCGAACAACTCCAAGCCGTCACCCTTCCGCCTCAGCATGCGCTGATCCTTGCCGGTGCAGGTTCGGGCAAGACCCGCGTCCTCACGACCCGCATCGCGTGGCTGGTGCAGACCGGGCAGGCCGATCCGCAAGGCGTTCTCGCGGTGACCTTCACCAACAAGGCGGCGAAGGAGCTGCTGGGCCGCCTGTCGGCGATGCTGCCGCTGTCCTTCGGCCATTCCGCACGCGGAATGTGGATCGGCACCTTTCACGGGCTGTGCAACCGCCTGCTGCGTGCGCACCACCGTGACGCCGGTTTGCCGCAGTTGTTCCAGATCCTCGATTCCGGCGACCAACTCGCCGCGATCAAGCGTCTGCTGAAGGCGCTCAACGTCGATGACGAGAAGTTTCCGCCGCGCGAACTGCAACATTTCATCAATGCCCAGAAAGAAGCCGGTCTGCGTCCGCATGCCGTCGAAGCCTGGGACGATTACACCCGACGCCGGGTGGAGCTTTTCGCGGAGTATGAGGCGCAATGCCAACGCGAGTCTGTTGTGGATTTTGCGGAGTTGCTGCTGCGCACGTACGAGTTGCTGGAGCGCAATGAACCGATCCGTCGTCACTACCAGCGTCGATTCCGTCACATCCTGGTCGACGAGTTCCAGGACACGAACCGCCTGCAGTACCGCTGGCTGAAGCTGCTCGCCGACGACGGGCGTGAAGGCGGCGCCACGTTGTTCTGCGTGGGTGACGACGATCAGTCGATCTACCGCTTCCGCGGCGCGGAAGTCGGCAACATGCGCGACTTCGAGCGCGAGTTCCGCGTCGCCAACGTGATCCGGCTGGAACAGAACTACCGCTCGCACGGCAACATCCTCGACGCGGCGAACGCGATCATCCGCCACAACACTGCCCGGCTGGGCAAGAACCTGTGGACCGAACGCGGTGCGGGCGAACCGATCCGCGTGTTCGAGGCCTATGCGGACATGGACGAGGCGCGCTGGATCGTCGAAGAGATCCAGTCGCTGGTGCGCGACGGCATGAGTCGGTCGGACGTCGCGCTGCTCTATCGTTCGAATGCGCAGTCGCGCGTGCTCGAACACCAGCTGTTTTCGGCGGGCATCGCGTATCGCGTCTATGGCGGTCTGCGCTTCTTCGAGCGTCAGGAGATCAAGCATGCGCTGGCCTACCTGCGCCTGATCGCCAATCCCGACGACGACACGGCGTTCAGCCGCGTCGTGAATTTTCCGACGCGGGGCATCGGTGCGCGTTCCCTCGAAGCGCTGCAGGACGCTGCGCGTACCTGGAACGCGAGCCTGTACTCGACGGTGCCGCACCTTTCGGGCAAGCCGGGGACGGTGCTGGCGCAGTTTGTGCGCCTTGTCGAGGATCTGCGCCGCGACACGTCACGTCTGCCGCTTCCCGAACTCGTGGACCATGTGCTTGACGCCAGCGGCCTGCGTGATTTCTATCGCAGCGAGAAGGAAGGGCAGGAGCGGCTGGAGAACCTCGACGAAGTCATCAACGCGGCGGCGAACTTCCTCGGCGAGTCGGGCGCGGATGCCGAGGCGCTCGCGCAGCCGCATGCGCTGCTGGCCGATTTTCTCGCCCACGCGTCGCTCGAGGCGGGCGAGCATCAGGCCGACGCCGGCAGCGATGCCGTGCAGTTGATGACCGTGCATTCGTCGAAGGGGCTGGAGTTCGACGTGGTCTTCCTCACGGGGCTCGAGGAAGGTTTGTTCCCGCACGAAAACAGTGCGCTCGAGAACGAGGGGCTGGAGGAGGAGCGGCGCCTGATGTATGTCGCGGTAACGCGGGCGCGCGAGCGGCTGTACCTGAGTTTTGCGCAGAGCCGCATGCTGCACGGCCAGACGCGCTACAACCTGCGCTCGCGCTTCCTCGAGGAAATTCCCGAAGGGCTGGTGAAATGGCTTTCGCCGCCCAGCCCGCGCAGCATGGGCGCGCGCAGTGGTGCGGGGATGCGCGTCGAGCCCGCGCGCTCGGGATTCGTGTCCAAGTCGGTGCAGGCGTCGCCGCGAAGCCAGGATCTGGGTGGCCTGCGGGTCGGCCAGCTGGTGACCCATGCGAAGTTCGGCCAGGGGGTGATCGTTGCGGCCGAGGGTAGTGGCGCCGATGCGCGGGTGCAGATCAATTTTGGCTCGGCCGGCATCAAGTGGCTGATGCTGGCCGTGGCGAAGCTCAGTCCCGCCTGA
- a CDS encoding glutamate-5-semialdehyde dehydrogenase, which translates to MDIQEYMQTLGRQARAASRQLARASTADKNAALCAMAAAIRERREELLAANARDLEEARAAGLEPAMIDRLTLNAKGIEAMAQGLEQVAALPDPVGEITDVKRRPSGIQVGKMRVPLGVIGIIYEARPNVTADAAALCLKSGNAAILRGGKEALHCNQAIAACVRAGLAAAGLPETAVQVVDTTDRAAVGHLITMPEFVDVIVPRGGKGLIERVSREARVPVIKHLDGNCHVYVETEADPAKVVPIVENAKTQRYGTCNTAESLIIDRAVASRFLPEIARMLAAKEVEMRGCSESLAILRDAAIPDARLVTATEQDWSEEYLAPIIAIKVVSNIDEAIAHINTFSSGHTEAIITENYTRAMRFLREVDSSSVMVNASTRFADGFEYGLGAEIGISTDKIHARGPVGLEGLTSQKWIVFGNGETRR; encoded by the coding sequence ATGGACATTCAGGAATACATGCAGACGCTAGGCCGCCAGGCCCGCGCCGCTTCGCGCCAGCTCGCCCGCGCATCGACCGCCGACAAGAATGCGGCTCTATGCGCGATGGCCGCCGCAATCCGCGAGCGCCGCGAGGAGCTTCTCGCCGCGAATGCGCGCGACCTCGAAGAAGCTCGCGCAGCCGGACTCGAGCCGGCGATGATCGACCGCCTCACCCTCAACGCAAAGGGCATCGAAGCGATGGCCCAAGGCCTGGAACAGGTCGCGGCGCTGCCCGACCCGGTTGGCGAGATCACGGACGTCAAGCGCCGCCCCTCCGGCATCCAGGTCGGCAAGATGCGCGTTCCCCTCGGGGTCATCGGCATCATCTACGAGGCGCGCCCCAACGTCACCGCCGATGCGGCAGCCCTGTGCCTGAAGTCCGGCAACGCTGCGATCCTGCGTGGCGGCAAGGAAGCCCTGCACTGCAACCAGGCGATCGCCGCCTGCGTGCGCGCCGGCCTCGCCGCCGCAGGCCTGCCGGAAACTGCGGTCCAGGTCGTGGACACCACCGACCGGGCCGCCGTGGGTCACCTCATCACGATGCCGGAATTCGTCGACGTCATCGTTCCACGTGGCGGCAAAGGGCTGATCGAGCGGGTCTCACGCGAAGCGCGCGTGCCGGTGATCAAGCATCTCGACGGCAACTGCCACGTCTATGTCGAAACCGAGGCTGATCCCGCCAAGGTCGTGCCCATCGTCGAAAACGCCAAAACGCAGCGCTACGGCACCTGCAATACCGCTGAGTCACTGATCATCGACCGCGCCGTGGCAAGCCGCTTCCTGCCGGAGATCGCCCGCATGCTCGCCGCCAAGGAAGTCGAAATGCGCGGCTGCAGCGAATCGCTCGCTATCCTGCGCGACGCCGCCATCCCCGACGCCCGCCTCGTCACTGCGACCGAGCAGGACTGGAGCGAGGAATACCTCGCGCCGATCATCGCGATCAAGGTGGTGTCGAATATCGACGAGGCGATCGCGCACATCAATACCTTCAGCTCGGGGCATACCGAGGCGATCATCACCGAGAACTACACCCGCGCGATGCGTTTCCTGCGCGAGGTCGATTCGTCGTCGGTAATGGTCAATGCCTCGACGCGCTTTGCCGACGGCTTCGAATACGGATTGGGCGCCGAAATCGGCATCTCCACCGACAAGATCCACGCACGGGGCCCGGTCGGCCTCGAAGGCTTGACGAGCCAGAAGTGGATCGTGTTCGGCAACGGGGAAACGCGCCGGTGA
- the lptE gene encoding LPS assembly lipoprotein LptE, translating into MPPSRSRRSLLLAFGALAVAPLAGCGFQLRGPRPLAFSTIHVGVSAQSEFGAALRRRIRTSGTTEIVDDPAKAEVKLEILRNQPEREILTLTGAGKVREYELRHVLTFRLVDRAGTERIRPTTISAKREYTYDDSQVLAKEQEEALLYRDMQGDLVDQLMRRLAVVKP; encoded by the coding sequence ATGCCCCCTTCCCGCTCCCGCCGCAGCCTGCTGCTGGCCTTCGGCGCCCTCGCCGTAGCGCCGCTGGCCGGCTGCGGATTCCAGTTGCGCGGGCCACGTCCGCTCGCGTTCTCGACCATCCATGTCGGCGTCAGCGCCCAGAGCGAGTTCGGCGCTGCGCTGCGCCGGCGCATTCGCACCAGCGGCACGACAGAAATCGTCGACGACCCGGCCAAGGCCGAGGTGAAGCTCGAGATCCTGCGCAATCAACCCGAGCGCGAGATCCTCACCCTGACGGGGGCAGGCAAGGTGCGCGAGTACGAACTGCGCCACGTCCTCACCTTCCGGCTGGTCGACCGCGCGGGCACCGAACGCATCCGGCCGACCACGATTTCGGCCAAGCGCGAATACACCTACGACGATTCGCAGGTGCTCGCCAAAGAACAGGAAGAAGCCCTGCTCTACCGTGACATGCAGGGTGACCTCGTCGACCAGCTCATGCGCCGACTCGCTGTCGTCAAACCGTGA
- the holA gene encoding DNA polymerase III subunit delta, protein MILRPDQLPALLDKPLAPLYLLHGNEPLLVLEAADLIRAAARRQGFEERETLVVGQGFRWDSLSAAAGNFSLFGGSKLIDLRIPNGKPGREGGDALQRHARNPGGGIVTLITLPELDWAARKASWFTVLCDAGIAVELNAPERERLPEWIAGRLARQNQSAPAEALAFIAEHVEGNLLAAHQEILKLGLLHGEGRLTLEHVQDAVLNVARYDIDKLRHALLEGDPVRCTRLLEGLQGEGSAPPLVLWALANEIRTLANLSSGVASGQQLPALLKAERVFDERRRQAIQRALPRLKPALLRAALLHAARIDRIIKGLAPGDVWDEFLQLALRLVRR, encoded by the coding sequence GTGATCCTGCGTCCGGACCAACTGCCCGCCCTCCTCGACAAGCCGCTCGCCCCGCTTTATCTGCTGCATGGCAACGAGCCGCTGCTCGTACTTGAAGCGGCCGACCTGATCCGCGCGGCGGCCCGCCGCCAGGGCTTCGAGGAAAGGGAAACGCTGGTCGTCGGACAAGGGTTCCGCTGGGACAGCCTGAGCGCGGCGGCCGGCAATTTCTCGCTTTTCGGCGGCTCCAAGCTCATCGACCTGCGCATCCCCAATGGGAAGCCCGGCCGCGAGGGCGGCGACGCACTGCAACGGCATGCGCGCAACCCCGGCGGCGGCATCGTCACCCTCATCACCCTGCCCGAACTCGACTGGGCTGCGCGCAAAGCATCTTGGTTTACAGTCCTGTGCGATGCCGGCATCGCGGTCGAGCTCAACGCCCCCGAACGCGAGCGACTGCCGGAATGGATCGCCGGCCGTCTCGCGCGCCAGAATCAGTCGGCGCCGGCCGAGGCGCTCGCCTTCATTGCCGAGCACGTCGAAGGCAACCTCCTCGCGGCGCACCAGGAGATCCTCAAGCTGGGCCTGCTGCACGGGGAAGGACGCCTGACGCTGGAACACGTGCAGGACGCGGTCCTCAACGTCGCGCGCTACGACATCGACAAACTACGCCACGCGCTGCTTGAAGGCGACCCCGTGCGCTGCACGCGCCTGCTCGAAGGCCTGCAGGGCGAGGGATCGGCTCCACCGCTCGTGCTATGGGCGCTCGCGAACGAAATCCGCACGCTCGCAAACCTCAGCTCCGGCGTCGCGTCCGGCCAGCAACTACCGGCCCTGCTCAAGGCCGAGCGCGTCTTCGACGAACGGCGCCGCCAGGCGATCCAGCGCGCGCTGCCGCGCCTCAAGCCGGCGCTGCTGCGCGCCGCGCTGCTGCACGCCGCGCGCATCGACCGCATCATCAAGGGCCTTGCCCCCGGCGACGTGTGGGACGAATTCCTCCAGCTCGCGCTCAGACTCGTCCGCCGCTAA
- a CDS encoding aminoacyl-tRNA deacylase, with protein MSKQDAHAPETPATRFLRQHSVAFSAHLYDYEAHGGTKVSSRELNVPEHAVVKTLVMEDENAAPLIVLMHGDRKVSTKELARQTARKRVEPCAPETANRHSGYLVGGTSPFGLRKRMPIYMERTILDLPLVYINGGRRGFLVGVSPHEIMRVLQPELVNASI; from the coding sequence ATGAGCAAACAGGATGCGCACGCCCCCGAAACGCCGGCCACGCGTTTCCTCAGGCAGCACTCCGTCGCCTTCTCCGCACATCTTTATGATTACGAGGCACACGGCGGCACGAAAGTATCCTCGCGCGAACTCAATGTTCCGGAGCACGCGGTAGTCAAAACATTGGTCATGGAAGATGAAAATGCCGCGCCGCTGATCGTGCTGATGCATGGCGACCGTAAGGTATCGACCAAGGAGCTCGCGCGCCAGACGGCCAGAAAACGCGTAGAACCGTGCGCCCCGGAAACCGCCAACCGGCACTCCGGCTATCTCGTCGGCGGCACCTCGCCCTTCGGCTTGCGCAAACGCATGCCCATATACATGGAAAGGACGATTCTCGACCTCCCGCTCGTCTATATCAATGGAGGCCGGCGCGGCTTTCTGGTCGGAGTCAGCCCCCACGAGATAATGCGGGTATTGCAACCGGAGCTGGTCAATGCATCCATTTAA